In Treponema rectale, a single genomic region encodes these proteins:
- a CDS encoding polyprenyl synthetase family protein: MTLQINEILKKIEENISSALSTECSPEWKSLAFGKLDSAISDSHLEPLIQPAVELIQAGGKRWRPLFLVLCALTKAENPELSEDERNSITSNAFHLAPLVEFIHTASLIHDDIEDSSDSRRGKPAAYITYGTDTAINAGSWLYFEAFTIIDSMNCSQELKNRLYSAALMEVRRLHLGQAMDIAWHRSKDCIPSVNEYLAMVKGKTGTLSSLAAKTGCIAAGYSETEASQAALYASEIGAGFQIIDDVINLTSGNPGKLRGDDIVEGKKSLPVLLFAQKEPEKFKTLSQYFIQAQNEGIKSPAVEKAITLLETSGCIQEAKNRGISLINSGTDSLLELFGKEKQSSAQIKELFTRMIPA; the protein is encoded by the coding sequence ATGACTTTACAGATAAACGAAATACTTAAAAAAATAGAAGAAAATATATCCTCAGCACTCAGCACGGAATGTTCCCCGGAATGGAAGTCCCTGGCATTCGGAAAACTTGATTCTGCCATAAGTGATTCACACCTTGAACCTCTGATACAGCCAGCTGTAGAACTCATTCAGGCAGGCGGAAAACGCTGGAGACCTCTTTTTCTAGTCCTTTGTGCCCTTACAAAAGCAGAAAATCCAGAACTTTCAGAAGATGAACGCAATTCAATTACAAGCAATGCATTTCATCTTGCACCCCTCGTGGAATTTATCCATACCGCAAGCCTCATCCATGATGATATAGAAGATTCCTCTGATTCAAGAAGAGGCAAACCTGCAGCATACATTACTTACGGAACCGACACGGCAATAAATGCAGGCTCATGGCTCTACTTTGAAGCATTTACAATAATCGACAGCATGAACTGCTCTCAGGAACTTAAAAACCGGCTTTACTCAGCAGCCCTTATGGAAGTACGCCGGCTTCATCTGGGACAGGCTATGGATATTGCATGGCACCGCAGCAAAGACTGCATACCTTCAGTAAACGAATATCTTGCAATGGTAAAAGGAAAAACCGGAACCCTTTCAAGCCTTGCGGCAAAAACCGGATGTATTGCAGCCGGATATTCAGAAACAGAAGCCTCACAGGCAGCCTTATATGCTTCTGAAATCGGAGCAGGCTTTCAGATAATAGACGACGTCATAAACCTTACTTCCGGAAACCCGGGAAAGCTTAGAGGGGACGACATCGTTGAAGGAAAAAAATCCCTGCCTGTACTTCTTTTTGCACAAAAGGAACCTGAAAAATTTAAGACTCTAAGCCAGTATTTCATTCAGGCACAGAACGAAGGAATAAAAAGTCCAGCCGTAGAAAAAGCTATAACTCTTCTTGAAACCTCCGGCTGCATCCAGGAAGCAAAAAACCGGGGAATCTCCCTGATAAATTCAGGAACTGATTCACTCCTTGAACTTTTTGGAAAAGAAAAACAAAGTTCAGCTCAGATTAAAGAGCTTTTCACAAGGATGATACCTGCATGA
- a CDS encoding protein-glutamate methylesterase/protein-glutamine glutaminase codes for MDNIEVLVCDDSALMRNLISRIIDSTDGMTTIGTAMNGKFCLQKIPQLKPDLILLDIEMPEMTGVQFLEERKKQGIDIPVVILSSIATKGAAVTMQCLDLGASDFITKPGGSTSSNISSITSSIIEKIASYGSRYARRKGKQIYPIEAFMQQAKLKEATDAAIKTGLLDKINPQATKVSELPPTLWQPKKKEPQTITPEREPGPIDIVAIGISTGGPNALREVLAKIDPKFPKPILIVQHMPAGFTKEFASSLDRICPLNVKEAEDGDLIHPGQVYVAPGDYHIKVEKSTLCNVIRLSQEPQRNGHRPSADVLFESVAKMYKNRALGVIMTGMGKDGAVELAEMRKQGAWTLGQDEKSAIVYGMPRAAFELGAVQKQVSLEDMASEMNKLLAEHASH; via the coding sequence ATGGATAATATTGAAGTTTTAGTATGTGACGATTCAGCTTTGATGCGTAACCTTATCTCACGAATCATTGATTCTACAGACGGAATGACTACCATCGGAACAGCAATGAACGGAAAATTCTGTCTCCAGAAAATTCCTCAGCTTAAGCCGGACCTGATTCTTCTTGATATAGAAATGCCGGAAATGACAGGCGTTCAGTTCCTGGAAGAACGTAAAAAACAGGGAATAGATATTCCTGTAGTCATCCTCTCATCAATAGCTACTAAAGGTGCTGCCGTAACAATGCAGTGTCTTGATCTTGGCGCCAGTGACTTCATTACAAAGCCGGGCGGTTCAACATCAAGCAACATCTCATCCATCACAAGTTCCATAATCGAAAAAATTGCCTCATACGGAAGCCGCTATGCCCGCAGAAAGGGTAAGCAGATTTATCCAATTGAAGCATTCATGCAGCAGGCAAAGCTTAAAGAAGCTACTGATGCTGCAATAAAAACAGGGCTTCTGGACAAAATAAATCCTCAGGCTACAAAAGTTTCTGAACTTCCGCCAACACTCTGGCAACCTAAAAAGAAAGAACCTCAGACAATTACTCCGGAACGGGAACCGGGACCAATTGATATCGTTGCCATAGGAATTTCTACGGGAGGCCCTAATGCCCTCAGGGAAGTTCTTGCAAAAATAGATCCTAAATTCCCTAAACCGATACTTATAGTTCAGCACATGCCGGCAGGATTTACTAAAGAATTCGCTTCCAGTCTGGACAGAATATGCCCGCTGAACGTAAAAGAAGCAGAAGACGGAGATCTGATACATCCGGGACAGGTTTACGTAGCCCCGGGAGACTATCATATCAAGGTCGAAAAATCCACCCTCTGCAACGTAATCAGGCTTTCCCAGGAACCACAGAGAAACGGACACAGACCATCGGCAGATGTTCTCTTTGAATCAGTCGCAAAAATGTACAAAAACCGTGCTCTTGGTGTAATCATGACCGGAATGGGTAAAGACGGAGCCGTTGAACTTGCAGAAATGAGAAAGCAGGGAGCCTGGACTCTGGGTCAGGATGAAAAAAGTGCAATCGTATACGGAATGCCTCGCGCAGCCTTTGAGCTTGGAGCCGTACAGAAGCAGGTAAGTCTTGAAGACATGGCATCAGAAATGAACAAGCTTCTTGCAGAACATGCTTCACATTAA
- a CDS encoding mechanosensitive ion channel family protein produces MENESTENVSETVSESVREAKKVLHLDDLKEFITWQNLAKLTTTIIAILIFYIVYRIIKNVVLKKAKDKMQPHNAMLLNKVVSYVFYILISMYILGLFGINLSAIWGAAGVAGLAIGFAAQTSASNLISGLFVLSEKTIKMGDYISIGDESGIVDSIGLLSIKIHTLDNQLVRIPNSTVINSNLKNYNSYTKRRLVFDIPISYEADLDKALNAIKKVPAACPAVLPVPEPNIFYDGFGDAISLKLAVWFENGQLAEVKNQVYTNIVKICRADNVEIPYTRYDVKIINNK; encoded by the coding sequence ATGGAAAACGAAAGCACAGAAAATGTTTCTGAGACAGTATCTGAGTCTGTTCGAGAAGCAAAAAAAGTTCTTCACCTGGATGACCTTAAAGAATTCATCACCTGGCAGAATCTGGCAAAACTTACTACAACAATAATTGCAATCCTCATTTTTTACATCGTATACCGTATCATAAAAAATGTCGTACTGAAAAAAGCAAAAGATAAAATGCAGCCCCATAATGCAATGCTTTTGAACAAAGTTGTAAGTTATGTTTTTTACATTCTTATTTCAATGTACATTCTTGGTTTATTCGGAATCAACTTAAGTGCAATATGGGGTGCAGCCGGAGTTGCCGGTCTTGCCATTGGTTTTGCAGCACAAACAAGTGCAAGCAATCTTATAAGCGGACTCTTCGTGCTCAGCGAAAAAACAATTAAAATGGGAGATTATATTTCCATCGGAGACGAAAGTGGAATCGTTGACAGCATAGGTTTACTCAGCATAAAAATCCATACGCTTGACAATCAGCTTGTCAGAATCCCAAACAGCACAGTAATCAACAGCAATCTGAAAAACTATAACAGTTATACTAAGCGGCGTCTCGTTTTTGATATTCCGATAAGTTACGAAGCAGATTTAGATAAAGCCCTTAATGCAATAAAAAAAGTTCCGGCTGCATGCCCTGCTGTTTTACCGGTACCGGAACCAAATATCTTTTATGATGGATTCGGTGATGCCATCAGCCTTAAACTCGCAGTCTGGTTTGAAAACGGCCAGCTAGCAGAAGTAAAAAATCAGGTCTACACAAACATTGTAAAAATATGTCGGGCTGACAACGTAGAAATTCCTTACACCCGCTACGACGTAAAAATCATCAACAATAAATAA
- a CDS encoding fibronectin type III domain-containing protein: MLKTLKVFSAVIFTAAMLFTSCESGDGFDYVDGSGKDPVLSVAGITAVSGDEENVYLLDKRNILPGEGDGSFTVFVKNVKPAKLLVKNSVSDVSIRSSAFTATSDSDAVGSGAWKSVVSYSVNDELTEAVDGECSFVVMFSESEYEALSFNLNVKASFIQESEAYKLIGAAQDSEAMAEHSLTVKWSYGSGIEPVSVTYVIEKVSTDNEGEFVFTAVESGALESNATELTSATTLSGKSDYRVTVKVIGTDGWYSTVIGDSDGGWITTTDDITPPVEPAVEFGTSKEDSFTVVYTKGDDTDDTVGLVISVKDSENQVVECSIDNNYDTDSTVTLKNVDDENGTVVAKGINVASLAAGAKITVTVSGLTAATVDKNYTVVVTGYDGCYNYASSASIAAKTVADTTVPENVKSVDVNLNTNVISWTLPDNMDSDFAGVYVYVGGVKSALISKNETSYTATVSSSVKVTTVDTVGNESDGVEITIGTAPALSSSVTAGWTGQLVISDVTLNEDSEYEIIADDGTSAGVDVANKKVFVNGLEPGVSVAPTVQFVEKFDNGTVTYPPVTAGEAVAPTITVYRLRTFWPTDIPPVIVPHIASGVTASNVVAACMSGAGQTSDMMFESATYTDWIVHPSVADADVNDGDAVSLEATNYKCESSGYYMYADLAKEKSWSSNCSNKSGWGYGYSGSAQVWVSNDLTETQKSEAGFKFVSSTSGYTATSIAGYDCWYNVYSTKNSSYAMFGSCFNISVQTTIATNGDSDVAVLKTIWTGEEFTDAPASTTALAANDITDSSVTLTWTNPTDKDFDHVEISCSDSGVATKTSTGTSATITGLSAGTTYTFTVTTVDFFGNECTAAQSINVTTEALIEYPTSVKAVVSATKAITVTWTDIAATGYTYKVSCDNGVTEIDNIAEGTQEAVFTDLTVGTTYKFEVTAVKDATEYTSAVDSTASCEACNVVYIKNCTGNTQCGGGTKYLVGSAGNTKGGGTGIGTYIPGITDAAYTAAVENKWIVHSGLSDGSGVSFESYLTPGKYLQISSDRNVDTSLSAGDLTTDGKVGVKGEQFDWGYSDSGCPVTMPLLLVDEPATETGKQYATFIKSEDDESGNFTLALAADETYYLAGNTFRAYASKDTTDVTGSNSAWNSTWYCHTWTFVVIE; encoded by the coding sequence ATGTTAAAAACTTTAAAAGTCTTTTCAGCTGTGATTTTTACGGCTGCGATGCTTTTTACATCTTGTGAATCGGGAGACGGCTTTGATTATGTAGACGGTTCAGGTAAAGATCCTGTTCTTTCTGTTGCTGGAATTACTGCTGTTTCTGGCGATGAAGAAAATGTTTATCTTCTTGATAAACGTAATATTTTACCAGGAGAAGGCGACGGTTCTTTTACGGTTTTCGTTAAGAACGTAAAGCCTGCCAAACTGCTGGTAAAGAACAGCGTGTCTGATGTTTCAATAAGATCTTCTGCTTTTACTGCTACTTCGGACTCTGATGCCGTAGGATCCGGTGCATGGAAGTCTGTTGTTTCTTACAGCGTTAATGATGAACTGACGGAAGCTGTTGATGGAGAATGCAGCTTTGTTGTTATGTTCTCTGAATCTGAATATGAAGCTCTTTCTTTCAATCTGAATGTAAAGGCAAGCTTTATTCAGGAAAGCGAAGCATATAAACTTATCGGTGCAGCTCAGGATTCTGAAGCAATGGCAGAACATTCGTTAACCGTTAAGTGGTCTTATGGTTCTGGTATAGAACCTGTTTCTGTTACATATGTAATTGAAAAAGTTTCAACTGATAATGAAGGTGAATTTGTATTTACTGCTGTAGAATCTGGTGCTCTTGAATCTAATGCAACAGAGCTTACATCTGCGACAACACTTTCAGGTAAATCAGATTATCGTGTAACAGTAAAAGTAATTGGTACAGACGGATGGTATTCAACTGTTATTGGTGATTCAGACGGCGGATGGATTACAACAACTGACGATATTACACCTCCGGTTGAGCCTGCTGTTGAATTTGGAACTTCAAAGGAAGATTCATTTACTGTTGTTTATACAAAGGGTGATGATACAGATGATACTGTAGGACTTGTTATCAGCGTAAAGGATTCTGAAAATCAGGTTGTTGAATGTTCTATTGATAATAATTATGACACAGATTCAACTGTTACACTTAAGAATGTTGATGATGAAAATGGAACTGTTGTGGCAAAAGGTATTAATGTTGCTTCACTTGCAGCCGGTGCAAAAATTACAGTTACTGTATCGGGATTAACAGCTGCAACTGTTGATAAAAATTACACGGTAGTGGTTACCGGTTATGACGGATGCTATAATTATGCATCAAGTGCAAGTATTGCTGCAAAAACAGTAGCTGATACAACAGTACCTGAAAATGTTAAGAGTGTTGATGTAAATCTTAATACAAATGTAATCAGCTGGACTTTGCCAGATAACATGGACTCTGATTTTGCAGGTGTATATGTATATGTTGGTGGAGTTAAGAGTGCTTTGATTTCAAAGAATGAAACAAGCTATACTGCTACTGTTTCTTCTTCTGTAAAAGTTACAACTGTTGATACAGTAGGAAATGAAAGTGATGGTGTTGAAATTACAATAGGAACAGCACCGGCTTTGAGTAGTTCTGTAACTGCAGGATGGACAGGTCAGCTTGTAATTTCTGACGTTACTCTTAATGAAGATTCTGAATATGAAATTATTGCTGATGATGGTACAAGTGCAGGTGTTGATGTTGCAAATAAAAAGGTATTTGTTAACGGACTTGAGCCTGGAGTTTCTGTTGCACCAACAGTTCAGTTTGTAGAAAAGTTTGATAACGGAACTGTTACATATCCTCCTGTTACGGCTGGAGAAGCAGTTGCTCCAACTATAACTGTATATCGTTTAAGGACATTCTGGCCTACTGATATTCCTCCGGTAATTGTTCCTCATATTGCTTCTGGCGTAACAGCTTCTAATGTTGTTGCAGCCTGTATGTCTGGTGCAGGCCAGACTTCTGATATGATGTTTGAAAGTGCAACATATACTGACTGGATCGTTCATCCTTCTGTTGCTGATGCAGATGTAAATGACGGAGATGCAGTTTCACTTGAAGCTACTAATTATAAATGTGAATCAAGCGGTTACTACATGTACGCTGATCTTGCTAAAGAAAAGTCATGGAGCAGCAATTGCTCAAATAAGAGTGGATGGGGATATGGTTATTCTGGTAGTGCACAGGTGTGGGTTTCAAATGATTTGACTGAAACTCAGAAGAGTGAAGCTGGATTTAAGTTTGTAAGCAGTACTTCAGGTTATACAGCTACTTCAATTGCCGGCTATGACTGCTGGTATAACGTATATAGTACAAAGAATTCTTCATATGCAATGTTTGGTTCATGCTTCAATATTTCTGTTCAGACAACGATTGCTACAAATGGTGACAGTGATGTTGCCGTACTTAAGACAATCTGGACTGGAGAAGAATTTACAGATGCGCCTGCTTCAACAACAGCTCTTGCTGCAAACGATATAACAGATTCTTCTGTTACTCTTACATGGACAAACCCGACAGATAAAGATTTTGATCATGTAGAGATTTCTTGTTCAGACAGTGGTGTTGCAACTAAGACTTCAACTGGAACGAGTGCAACAATTACGGGGCTTTCTGCAGGAACAACTTATACATTCACAGTAACAACTGTGGATTTCTTTGGAAATGAGTGTACTGCTGCTCAGAGTATAAATGTAACTACAGAAGCTTTGATTGAATATCCGACAAGTGTAAAGGCTGTTGTTTCTGCAACAAAGGCAATTACAGTAACATGGACAGATATTGCTGCCACAGGTTATACATATAAAGTATCATGTGATAACGGGGTAACAGAAATTGACAATATTGCAGAGGGAACTCAGGAAGCAGTATTTACGGATCTGACTGTTGGAACCACTTATAAATTCGAAGTTACAGCAGTAAAAGATGCAACTGAATATACTTCTGCTGTTGATTCAACTGCAAGTTGTGAAGCTTGTAACGTTGTATATATTAAAAACTGCACTGGCAACACTCAGTGTGGTGGAGGAACAAAGTATCTTGTAGGAAGTGCAGGAAATACAAAGGGGGGGGGTACCGGAATCGGAACATATATTCCGGGAATAACTGACGCCGCATATACAGCTGCTGTTGAAAACAAATGGATTGTTCACTCAGGACTTTCTGATGGCAGCGGAGTATCATTTGAAAGTTATCTGACACCTGGAAAGTATCTTCAGATTTCTTCTGATAGGAATGTAGACACAAGTCTTAGTGCAGGGGATCTTACTACAGATGGTAAGGTTGGTGTAAAAGGAGAGCAATTTGATTGGGGATATAGTGATTCCGGATGTCCTGTTACAATGCCGCTGCTTCTTGTAGATGAACCTGCAACAGAAACTGGTAAACAGTACGCAACATTTATAAAATCGGAAGATGATGAATCAGGTAACTTTACTCTTGCCCTTGCAGCAGATGAAACTTATTATCTTGCAGGTAATACATTCCGTGCTTATGCTTCTAAAGATACAACAGATGTTACTGGAAGTAATTCTGCTTGGAATTCGACCTGGTACTGCCATACATGGACGTTTGTTGTTATAGAATAG
- a CDS encoding SoxR reducing system RseC family protein, whose translation MNKKALVVSTEDKIITVQPLLKDSCAGCTSTCEKTGIQFTVSNPMELSVNPGAVVTLAASSISQAVQGILSLIFPVLCAVAGYFLSDPIASKLNLTRGDGTRSLFVLAFLFTSSLAVFLITRLIPLPGTPQIINVDEDIYQNPASC comes from the coding sequence ATGAATAAAAAAGCACTAGTTGTCTCTACCGAAGATAAAATAATTACCGTACAGCCGCTTCTTAAAGATTCCTGTGCAGGCTGTACTTCTACCTGTGAAAAAACAGGAATTCAGTTTACTGTATCAAATCCCATGGAATTATCAGTAAACCCCGGGGCTGTAGTCACTCTTGCAGCTTCAAGTATAAGCCAGGCCGTCCAGGGAATTTTAAGCCTTATTTTCCCTGTACTCTGTGCAGTTGCAGGATACTTTCTTTCTGATCCTATTGCTTCCAAACTGAACCTGACTCGGGGAGACGGAACAAGAAGCCTTTTTGTTCTTGCTTTTCTGTTTACATCTTCCCTCGCTGTTTTTTTAATAACACGGCTTATTCCACTTCCGGGAACTCCGCAAATAATCAATGTAGACGAAGACATTTACCAAAATCCCGCATCATGTTAA
- a CDS encoding CheR family methyltransferase — MADLLTDAEFNQFRKIIYDASGITFSETNRSILDSRLKERLREKNIEKVQDYYALITSDQGEFKTFLDSITTNLTRFFRNQPHFDALINYVIPHLIEEKKATGDRKIRIWSAGCSTGEEPYTIAMLLKDKLPAPYTFEIIASDISLKSLMVGQQGFYADSRIAGIPQNYLATYFNKGEGGYQVKPDLMKTIRFDYHNLRNDSGSRNLDIVFCRNVLIYFDEAAQKATIDRFWASMAKHSYLFIGHSESLFGMDTKFEFLKTQWACLYEKKE, encoded by the coding sequence ATGGCAGATTTATTAACCGATGCAGAATTCAATCAGTTCCGCAAGATTATTTACGACGCAAGCGGAATTACATTCTCAGAGACGAACCGCTCTATACTTGACAGCCGTTTAAAAGAACGTCTTAGAGAAAAGAATATAGAGAAGGTTCAGGATTATTATGCCCTGATAACAAGCGACCAGGGAGAATTCAAGACATTCCTCGACAGCATAACGACTAACCTTACGCGCTTTTTCCGTAACCAGCCACATTTTGACGCTCTCATCAACTATGTAATTCCTCACTTGATAGAAGAAAAAAAGGCAACCGGAGACAGAAAGATCCGCATCTGGAGTGCCGGCTGTTCCACAGGAGAAGAGCCATACACAATTGCAATGCTTCTTAAGGACAAGCTTCCGGCCCCATATACTTTTGAAATCATTGCATCAGATATTTCCCTCAAGTCCCTTATGGTCGGACAGCAGGGATTCTATGCTGATTCAAGAATTGCAGGAATTCCGCAGAATTACCTTGCAACCTACTTCAACAAAGGAGAAGGCGGTTATCAGGTAAAACCGGATTTAATGAAGACAATACGGTTTGACTACCATAACCTCCGCAATGACAGCGGTTCCCGAAACCTTGATATTGTTTTCTGCCGTAACGTTCTCATCTACTTTGATGAAGCTGCGCAAAAAGCAACAATAGACCGTTTCTGGGCTTCCATGGCTAAGCATTCATACCTTTTCATAGGACACTCAGAAAGTCTTTTCGGAATGGATACAAAGTTTGAGTTCCTTAAGACTCAGTGGGCTTGTCTTTACGAAAAAAAAGAATAA
- a CDS encoding Rpn family recombination-promoting nuclease/putative transposase, whose amino-acid sequence MDKNENRTVKDSLFVDYFSKDAVVGKKNFIELYNCISGNSLSPEDTVLEDVKIEQVIYKSFCNDISMLVNGKLVVLLEHQSSVNENMPLRFLIYCSRIYERIVDSRLKFSTERKMIPSPEFYVIYNGSRNYPPQKILRLSDSFIDKKAGSEVPLELNVKVFNIKHPECTLDFSSCKPLDNYVKFISLVEEEKSSGASDFMTRAVLKAQKQNLLPDYLRRKASEVISMVFNEYDYETDIQVKTEEAERRGHAAGLSEGRAAGLSEGRTEGARNARIEMAEILLKEGVSVQTIMKSTGLSEEEILKVK is encoded by the coding sequence ATGGACAAAAATGAAAACCGAACGGTTAAGGACAGTCTCTTCGTAGACTATTTTTCAAAGGATGCAGTCGTTGGAAAGAAAAACTTCATTGAGCTGTACAACTGCATTTCTGGGAATTCCCTTTCGCCTGAAGATACGGTTCTTGAAGACGTAAAGATTGAGCAGGTAATCTACAAGTCTTTCTGCAACGACATATCCATGCTCGTCAACGGAAAGCTTGTCGTCCTTCTGGAGCACCAGTCTTCAGTAAACGAGAATATGCCCCTGCGCTTTCTGATTTACTGTTCCCGCATCTATGAAAGGATCGTGGATTCAAGGCTCAAGTTTTCAACGGAGCGAAAGATGATTCCTTCACCGGAGTTCTACGTCATCTACAACGGAAGCAGGAACTATCCTCCGCAGAAAATACTCAGGCTGTCGGATTCCTTCATTGATAAAAAGGCAGGAAGTGAAGTTCCCCTGGAGCTTAACGTAAAGGTGTTCAACATAAAGCATCCAGAATGTACGCTGGACTTTTCTTCTTGCAAGCCGCTGGATAATTATGTAAAATTCATCAGCCTTGTAGAAGAAGAAAAAAGCAGCGGAGCATCAGACTTCATGACAAGGGCAGTACTTAAGGCGCAGAAGCAGAACCTTCTTCCCGATTACCTGCGCCGCAAGGCTTCGGAGGTAATAAGTATGGTATTCAACGAATATGACTACGAAACGGACATACAGGTAAAGACGGAAGAAGCTGAACGCCGGGGACATGCAGCCGGACTTAGTGAAGGTCGTGCTGCCGGACTTAGCGAAGGCAGAACTGAAGGAGCACGGAATGCCAGGATTGAAATGGCTGAAATACTTCTTAAAGAAGGTGTATCCGTGCAGACGATTATGAAAAGCACAGGACTTTCGGAAGAAGAGATCTTGAAAGTTAAATAG
- a CDS encoding tetratricopeptide repeat protein: MMKENVEELNNNAIHLAQKGNFDEAVACFKRALTLDKENYLLWFNLALTYRDAGYIDKAISSMEKAHIMNPEDPEILETLANLNISVDRTQTALQYLFYGLSLNENNDHLWNSLGVLLFQNSEYMSACECFEHAVTINPFYYDAFYNLADCYDELGNKNAAQICREQLKNLTKGQS; encoded by the coding sequence ATGATGAAAGAAAATGTAGAAGAACTTAACAACAATGCAATTCATCTCGCCCAGAAAGGAAACTTTGACGAAGCAGTCGCCTGTTTTAAAAGAGCACTGACCCTGGATAAAGAAAACTATCTCCTTTGGTTCAATCTTGCCCTTACCTATCGTGATGCAGGATATATTGATAAGGCAATTTCATCAATGGAAAAGGCCCACATCATGAATCCTGAAGATCCGGAAATTCTTGAAACCCTTGCAAACCTTAATATTTCCGTAGACAGAACACAGACAGCCCTGCAGTATCTCTTTTACGGTTTGAGCCTGAACGAAAACAACGACCATCTGTGGAACAGTCTTGGCGTTCTTCTTTTTCAGAACAGCGAATACATGAGTGCCTGTGAATGTTTTGAACATGCAGTTACGATTAATCCTTTCTACTATGATGCATTTTACAATCTTGCCGACTGCTATGATGAACTTGGCAACAAAAATGCAGCACAAATATGCCGTGAACAGCTGAAAAACCTTACCAAGGGGCAGTCATGA